In a single window of the Gossypium hirsutum isolate 1008001.06 chromosome A13, Gossypium_hirsutum_v2.1, whole genome shotgun sequence genome:
- the LOC107933303 gene encoding zinc finger CCCH domain-containing protein 46: MDGYEATRIVFSRIQSLEPENASRIMGLLLIQDHGDKEMIRLAFGPEALLHSVILKAKKELGLPINSSSSRLLGSNGVNLPFLSIPATNPSTFTGMVDEFQLQDQLADACGGNTDSIRFPSYWGNTSFQRSNNTMNDILGADDPSSAIWWRPCLYFARGYCKNGNNCRFIHSGVGESAAEGDTIVGSPNKVEMMDQSHELLRSKSARQQRLAAAAVGAAQIMGSGSFPYSPKSMNLVLQQPQNDTQRAGLMMGDDMNKFNRSSPASRQIYLTFPADSTFREEDVSNYFSKYGPVQDVRIPYQQKRMFGFVTFIYPDTVKMILAKGNPHFVCDSRVLVKPYKEKGKIPDKKQPQQQNENGTLTGFDSRDPFDVQLGTRMFYNNRDILWRRKLGDETDLQQALELQNRRLMSLQLLDVKKHSPTLYGQSLVLPQENSSSPVPAISVTAAEKQTSTGKETVSSEENGSEKESPHCEDGNLPESLEHNLPDSPFASPGKASKEYLSFNNAVTEKDGTISANNNWIPSTLLPANNALDMSSFNSFNCQIPRFSSGQGTICMYTGTGGPTCPVGI; the protein is encoded by the exons GAACCAGAAAATGCTTCTAGAATCATGGGGTTACTTCTCATTCAAGATCATGGTGATAAAGAGATGATTCGTTTGGCTTTTGGTCCTGAAGCTTTACTTCACTCAGTGATTCTCAAGGCCAAGAAGGAGCTTGGTCTTCCCATCAACTCATCTTCTTCAAGGCTCTTAGGGAGTAATGGAGTTAATCTTCCATTTCTATCAATCCCTGCTACCAACCCTTCTACTTTTACTGGTATGGTTGATGAGTTTCAACTTCAAGACCAACTAGCTGATGCTTGTGGTGGTAACACTGACTCAATTCGTTTTCCTTCATATTGGGGAAACACCTCTTTTCAAAGGAGTAATAACACTATGAATGATATTTTAGGAGCTGATGACCCTTCTTCAGCTATTTGGTGGAGACCCTGTTTGTATTTTGCTAGAGGGTATTGTAAAAATGGGAACAATTGTAGGTTTATCCATAGTGGGGTTGGGGAGTCTGCTGCCGAAGGTGACACCATTGTTGGGTCACCTAACAAGGTTGAAATGATGGACCAGAGCCATGAGTTGCTTAGATCTAAATCAGCTAGGCAACAAAGGCTGGCTGCTGCTGCTGTTGGTGCTGCTCAGATAATGGGCTCTGGTTCTTTTCCATACTCACCAAAGTCCATGAATTTAGTCCTTCAACAGCCCCAAAATGATACTCAGAG GGCTGGTTTAATGATGGGTGATGATATGAACAAGTTCAACCGTTCAAGTCCAGCTTCAAGGCAGATATACTTGACTTTCCCAGCTGATAGTACTTTCAGAGAAGAGGATGTGTCAAATTATTtcag CAAATATGGACCCGTTCAAGATGTGAGGATACCATACCAACAAAAGAGAATGTTTGGGTTTGTTACTTTTATATACCCTGATACAGTGAAGATGATTTTAGCTAAAGGAAACCCGCATTTCGTTTGCGATTCTCGGGTTTTAGTGAAGCCATACAAGGAGAAAGGGAAAATCCCGGACAA GAAGCAACCACAACAACAAAATGAAAATGGAACCCTAACTGGTTTTGATTCTAGAGATCCATTTGATGTTCAACTTG GTACAAGGATGTTTTACAATAACCGAGACATATTATGGAGGAGAAAATTGGGGGACGAAACTGATCTGCAACAAGCCCTTGAGCTTCAAAATAGAAGGTTGATGAGTCTGCAACTCCTTGATGTTAAGAAACACTCACCAACCCTTTATGGCCAGTCTCTTGTACTTCCACAAG AGAATAGTTCTAGCCCTGTGCCGGCTATATCGGTCACTGCTGCCGAGAAACAAACAAGTACTGGTAAAGAAACAGTCAGTTCTGAAGAGAATGGTAGTGAGAAGGAGAGCCCTCATTGTGAAGATGGCAATCTGCCAGAAAG TTTGGAGCATAACCTTCCTGATAGTCCGTTTGCGTCTCCTGGGAAAGCCTCTAAAGAGTACCTGTCTTTCAACAATGCGGTCACGGAGAAGGATGGTACCATCTCGGCTAACAATAATTGGATTCCTTCGACCTTACTTCCTGCAAATAATGCATTAGACATGTCATCCTTCAACTCCTTCAACTGCCAAATCCCCAG GTTCTCATCCGGACAAGGGACAATCTGTATGTACACAGGGACTGGCGGGCCGACTTGCCCCGTTGGAATATAG